In the genome of Marispirochaeta sp., one region contains:
- the ilvN gene encoding acetolactate synthase small subunit translates to MSTAAQQDYRQHTISLYVANKPGVLIRVSLVFARRGYNIDSLVVSGAHDPKFSQMNIVASGDSKTLDQILKQLNKLVDVVHATDNTSQNVIQKELLLIKLDCPPDKRTEILQVASAFSGEIVDLSEATITFEVSGDSEKLDTVHNICSHYGVVEMVRSGKILMAKGENIT, encoded by the coding sequence ATGAGTACAGCCGCCCAACAGGATTATCGTCAGCATACAATCAGTCTTTACGTAGCAAACAAACCGGGAGTGCTTATCAGGGTTTCCCTGGTTTTTGCCCGCCGGGGCTACAATATCGACAGCCTTGTTGTATCCGGCGCTCATGATCCGAAATTCTCCCAGATGAATATAGTAGCCTCGGGTGACTCCAAGACTCTGGACCAGATCCTGAAACAGCTGAACAAGCTGGTGGATGTTGTCCACGCCACCGACAATACAAGCCAGAATGTGATCCAGAAAGAACTCCTGCTGATAAAACTTGACTGCCCTCCCGATAAGAGGACCGAGATTCTTCAGGTTGCCTCCGCATTCAGCGGAGAAATCGTCGACCTCAGTGAGGCAACAATCACCTTTGAGGTTTCCGGCGACTCGGAAAAACTGGATACGGTTCATAACATCTGCAGCCATTACGGTGTTGTCGAGATGGTGCGCTCAGGAAAGATTCTGATGGCCAAGGGTGAGAACATCACCTGA
- the radC gene encoding DNA repair protein RadC, whose product METVYDSSGFNQTGTEGPRERIAAGGPGRIADVDLLKALLGSGNKTFRVDTIAGKLLHYFDNLEGTPSYRDLLTLPGMGTAKAAQIIAAWEFCRRRMRPAEAAVRSPEDLIPLIRHYGDRQQEHFLSIPLNGAHEVIGIHIVSVGLVNRTLVHPREVFRPALENCAAALICAHNHPSGRLEPSREDHEITLRLIRAGTLLGIPVLDHLIFHGSRFYSFLSKGKIRQEGEWES is encoded by the coding sequence ATGGAAACGGTATATGATTCGTCTGGGTTTAACCAGACCGGGACAGAGGGCCCCAGGGAGCGTATCGCCGCCGGGGGCCCGGGCAGGATTGCGGATGTCGACCTCTTAAAGGCACTTCTTGGTTCAGGCAACAAAACCTTCAGAGTAGATACCATAGCAGGGAAACTTCTGCACTACTTCGACAACCTGGAGGGAACCCCCAGTTACCGGGATCTGCTCACTCTTCCGGGAATGGGTACAGCGAAGGCTGCCCAGATTATCGCCGCCTGGGAGTTTTGCCGCCGCAGAATGCGCCCCGCCGAAGCAGCCGTTCGGTCACCGGAGGACCTGATTCCGCTGATCCGCCATTACGGCGACCGGCAGCAGGAGCATTTTCTCAGCATACCCTTAAACGGGGCCCATGAGGTTATCGGAATCCACATTGTTTCTGTGGGATTAGTCAACAGGACCCTGGTTCACCCCAGGGAAGTCTTCCGGCCTGCCTTGGAAAACTGCGCAGCCGCCCTTATCTGTGCCCACAACCACCCTTCAGGCCGTCTTGAACCCTCCCGGGAGGACCATGAAATAACCCTGCGCCTGATCAGAGCCGGTACGCTCCTGGGGATTCCGGTACTGGATCATCTTATCTTTCATGGAAGCCGTTTTTACAGTTTCTTGAGCAAGGGAAAGATCCGGCAGGAAGGAGAATGGGAAAGCTGA
- a CDS encoding NERD domain-containing protein, with the protein MAIQRKTMAVMYPEVLDPEQIESGAEIFMFEQFKKQLDNSFHVFHNVTWTGNRNLRGECDFVIFKRDRGFLTLEVKGGRIENIDNAWFSVNRYGQRIRIKDPVHQARYAQYAFRDLYRNHFKLPFSGIFSWGVCFPEAVISDNLGHRDLNEHNVLHAGTLDHIYDWIQGLFDYTRPQDDRRLTREEGERFLSLFKGNMVLHRSMLFAMRRQQEELESVDRFQDYLLNLFDDKRRVGFQGAAGTGKTWLAVKKTMRLADEGKHVLFLCFSSNLRYEIIRKLGGLSRVTIETFHTFALKVLSDFLSAILDESGSRREFISFMHRLYMETGEEDFFDPGGDFLEYLRWISKIPCDVDLRAIFRKKQVLQDEIFVRVLNTLLPGSPSDSGCSENRDFFSDRLPSALEIIFHEYTLKDTFDAIVIDEAQDFEDKWCDCIDYFFTNRDERFIYIFYDDNQSIFQPDTRLPVVKLLASKELGDYIFRLKNNLRNTPSILDFAVKKTGLGATAIPLDMSGIDPMERDFSSRGEAALFVEETVRTLLQEHQLSRSMITILSNLSFENSALAQTGSVCGYRLEAEIMTHSKGIRFRTISQFKGLESDVVILLLDYAGTPGEQHHNITDELIYVGCTRAKYLLYVANILSGT; encoded by the coding sequence ATGGCAATACAAAGGAAAACCATGGCAGTAATGTATCCTGAGGTGCTTGACCCGGAGCAGATCGAGTCCGGCGCCGAGATTTTCATGTTTGAACAGTTCAAAAAGCAGCTGGATAACTCTTTTCATGTATTTCACAATGTTACCTGGACAGGAAACCGCAACCTGAGGGGAGAGTGCGACTTTGTGATCTTTAAACGGGACCGCGGGTTTCTTACCCTGGAGGTTAAAGGCGGACGAATCGAGAATATTGATAATGCATGGTTTTCGGTTAACCGTTACGGACAGCGAATCAGAATCAAAGACCCGGTGCATCAGGCCAGATACGCCCAGTATGCCTTTCGCGACCTTTACCGGAACCATTTCAAGCTCCCGTTTTCCGGCATCTTTTCCTGGGGGGTCTGTTTTCCGGAAGCGGTAATCAGCGATAATCTCGGGCACCGGGACCTGAACGAGCATAATGTACTGCACGCGGGAACCCTTGATCATATATATGACTGGATCCAGGGGCTGTTTGACTACACCCGCCCCCAGGATGACAGGCGCTTGACACGGGAGGAGGGAGAACGGTTTCTTTCTCTTTTTAAAGGGAACATGGTACTGCACCGTTCCATGCTGTTTGCCATGCGGCGTCAGCAGGAGGAACTTGAGTCGGTGGACCGTTTTCAGGATTACCTGCTGAACCTGTTCGACGACAAACGCCGGGTCGGCTTTCAGGGAGCCGCCGGTACCGGCAAAACCTGGCTGGCAGTAAAAAAGACTATGCGTCTGGCCGACGAGGGGAAGCATGTGCTGTTTCTTTGCTTTTCCTCAAACCTTCGCTACGAAATCATTCGAAAACTGGGAGGCCTCTCCAGAGTTACCATTGAAACCTTTCATACCTTTGCATTGAAAGTCCTTTCTGATTTTTTATCGGCCATACTCGACGAGAGCGGCAGTCGAAGGGAGTTTATTTCTTTTATGCACAGGCTGTACATGGAGACCGGAGAAGAGGATTTTTTTGATCCCGGGGGTGACTTTCTCGAGTATCTCCGCTGGATTTCGAAGATCCCCTGTGACGTTGATTTACGGGCTATTTTTCGTAAAAAGCAGGTTTTGCAGGACGAAATATTTGTCCGGGTTCTGAATACGCTTTTGCCCGGTTCCCCGTCGGATTCGGGCTGCAGTGAGAACCGGGATTTCTTCTCCGACCGCCTTCCCTCGGCGCTGGAGATTATCTTTCACGAATACACATTAAAGGACACCTTCGATGCCATTGTCATCGACGAAGCCCAGGACTTTGAGGATAAATGGTGCGACTGCATAGATTACTTTTTTACGAACCGGGACGAGAGGTTTATCTATATCTTCTATGATGATAACCAGTCGATTTTTCAACCCGATACCAGGCTCCCGGTTGTAAAGCTGCTGGCCTCAAAAGAACTTGGGGACTATATATTCCGGTTGAAAAATAATCTGCGGAATACCCCCAGTATCCTGGACTTTGCAGTAAAGAAAACGGGTCTTGGTGCCACTGCTATTCCCCTTGATATGTCCGGGATTGATCCGATGGAGAGGGACTTTTCCAGCCGTGGAGAGGCCGCTCTCTTTGTTGAGGAGACAGTGCGGACCCTGCTGCAGGAGCATCAGCTCAGCCGCAGCATGATCACGATACTTTCAAATCTCAGTTTCGAGAACTCCGCGCTTGCCCAGACCGGATCAGTCTGCGGATACAGACTCGAAGCGGAAATAATGACCCATTCCAAGGGAATCCGTTTTCGGACGATAAGCCAGTTTAAGGGCCTTGAGTCGGATGTTGTCATTCTTTTACTGGATTATGCGGGTACTCCCGGGGAGCAGCACCATAACATTACCGATGAGCTGATCTATGTAGGCTGTACCCGGGCGAAATATCTGCTTTACGTGGCCAATATTCTTTCCGGGACCTGA
- a CDS encoding mechanosensitive ion channel family protein, with protein MQNLLRLETIQWDKLFEGGIVLVLGIAFVRIILMPLVALFFRGASQPVRLGARKLVWYTGLFFVAVGALSRMGVQVTGILGAAGIAGVAVGVASQSSLSNIIAGLFLVSENAFTIGDVIKVETTTGVVYAVDLLAVRLRTFDNTLIRIPHQKLITSVVTNITKFPARRMDFMLRVPYGTDLALVESLLRQVVGRHPLALNNPEAFVMFTEFSSSGVEVLLGVWFEKSDYVAVKNGITLDILKAFASRGIELPYPHIEIVNGNTKENHGSNVS; from the coding sequence ATGCAGAATTTACTACGCCTTGAAACAATACAGTGGGACAAGCTATTCGAAGGCGGAATAGTGCTGGTACTGGGAATCGCCTTTGTGCGTATAATTCTCATGCCGTTAGTGGCTTTATTCTTTCGCGGGGCCTCCCAGCCGGTTCGCCTTGGAGCACGAAAACTGGTCTGGTATACAGGCCTTTTCTTTGTTGCTGTTGGCGCTCTTTCCCGTATGGGGGTCCAGGTTACCGGTATACTGGGGGCTGCCGGAATCGCGGGAGTGGCAGTGGGCGTTGCCTCACAATCCTCCTTAAGTAACATTATTGCCGGTTTGTTTCTGGTTTCCGAGAATGCTTTTACTATCGGAGATGTAATTAAGGTTGAAACAACAACCGGTGTAGTGTACGCAGTGGACCTTCTGGCAGTCCGGCTCAGGACCTTCGACAATACCCTTATCCGTATTCCCCACCAGAAGCTTATAACTTCGGTGGTGACGAATATCACCAAGTTCCCGGCTCGGCGCATGGATTTTATGCTGCGGGTTCCTTACGGAACAGATCTCGCGCTGGTAGAGAGTCTTTTGCGTCAGGTGGTCGGCCGGCATCCTCTGGCTCTGAACAATCCTGAAGCTTTTGTAATGTTTACGGAGTTTTCCTCCTCAGGCGTCGAGGTCCTCCTCGGAGTCTGGTTTGAAAAGAGTGATTACGTCGCCGTTAAGAACGGTATTACCCTGGATATTCTTAAGGCCTTTGCTTCCCGGGGCATTGAATTGCCCTATCCCCATATTGAAATTGTTAATGGCAATACAAAGGAAAACCATGGCAGTAATGTATCCTGA
- the cmoB gene encoding tRNA 5-methoxyuridine(34)/uridine 5-oxyacetic acid(34) synthase CmoB — protein MTPVDFGQIYRDQCPAEGLSLPRQEAEQVSALRDQRSSQLNRPYNRRWWRNAARLPVFVGNDYCIRNGAVRFGDSLRLDDGEQRVLRAALEDLKSWRKGPFCYAGIEVDAEWRSDIKWKRVMELAQPEIRGCRIADVGCNNLYYMYRMLEHDPVLVVGCEPVERYFFYYYLNNKFYRDSRLAFELFGVDDLALYGPFFDLVFFMGVLYHRRHPLLALENLAAAMQPGAHLVIETAGIPGRDESCLFPGKRYMKAPGWWFLPTAAALKNMLERSGFEKVRIHEAFPIDHTEQRKTEWVDTQSLESFLDPEDTRKTVEGYPAPLRMYASAYRRL, from the coding sequence ATGACACCCGTCGATTTTGGTCAAATCTACCGGGACCAGTGCCCGGCCGAAGGATTGTCTTTGCCCAGGCAGGAAGCTGAGCAGGTCAGTGCCTTGCGGGACCAGCGAAGCAGTCAGCTTAACCGCCCCTACAACCGGCGCTGGTGGCGGAACGCCGCACGCCTGCCTGTATTCGTGGGAAACGATTACTGCATCAGAAACGGGGCTGTCCGATTCGGCGACAGCCTCCGTCTGGACGACGGGGAGCAGCGGGTGTTGCGTGCAGCCCTGGAAGATCTGAAATCATGGCGTAAAGGTCCTTTTTGCTATGCCGGGATCGAAGTGGACGCGGAGTGGCGCAGCGATATTAAATGGAAGCGTGTAATGGAGCTCGCGCAGCCGGAGATCCGGGGATGCCGTATAGCCGATGTGGGCTGTAATAATCTCTACTATATGTACCGGATGCTGGAGCACGATCCTGTCCTGGTAGTGGGCTGTGAACCGGTGGAACGCTATTTTTTCTACTACTATCTCAACAACAAATTTTACCGGGACAGCCGCCTGGCTTTTGAGCTTTTTGGGGTCGACGATCTTGCCCTGTATGGCCCTTTTTTTGACCTTGTCTTTTTCATGGGGGTTCTGTATCACCGCCGGCACCCCCTTCTGGCTCTGGAGAATCTTGCTGCGGCCATGCAGCCCGGGGCCCATCTGGTTATCGAAACCGCCGGAATACCGGGACGGGATGAATCCTGCCTCTTTCCTGGAAAACGCTATATGAAGGCCCCGGGGTGGTGGTTTCTGCCTACCGCGGCAGCTCTGAAGAACATGCTGGAAAGAAGCGGTTTTGAAAAGGTCCGCATTCATGAGGCTTTTCCCATAGACCACACCGAACAACGGAAAACCGAGTGGGTCGATACCCAGTCTCTGGAAAGTTTTCTGGACCCGGAGGATACGCGGAAGACCGTGGAAGGGTATCCTGCTCCCTTAAGAATGTATGCCTCTGCCTACCGGCGGCTCTGA
- the cmoA gene encoding carboxy-S-adenosyl-L-methionine synthase CmoA — protein MSRDTIFDTPMQTVAPFEFNSEVALVFDDMADRSIPWYRQVEQMSASLSAEFYQAGSVLYDLGCSTATGTIMAAEVLASKGFEHPVLVGVDNSPAMCTKAREKLDGLYGEKSPVIIRMEAIEDTSLEDASVIILNYTLQFVPPLRREALVRRIYSSLRHNGVLIVSDKTTQSHTDLSRIFIDKYYDFKRANGYSELEISQKREALENVLIPYSVQEEEALFFDAGFASVDRFFCWYNFSSFVCLKR, from the coding sequence ATGTCCCGGGATACGATCTTTGATACCCCCATGCAGACCGTTGCGCCCTTCGAGTTTAACAGCGAAGTGGCGCTGGTTTTTGATGATATGGCGGACCGGTCCATACCCTGGTACCGTCAAGTCGAGCAGATGAGTGCCTCCTTGAGTGCCGAGTTCTATCAGGCCGGCAGTGTGCTTTATGATTTGGGATGTTCCACCGCCACAGGTACGATTATGGCTGCAGAGGTTCTCGCGTCCAAAGGTTTTGAACATCCTGTTCTGGTCGGAGTGGATAATTCGCCGGCAATGTGTACGAAAGCCAGGGAGAAGCTGGACGGTCTTTACGGTGAGAAATCCCCTGTAATAATCCGTATGGAGGCGATTGAAGATACCTCGTTAGAGGATGCCAGCGTGATAATACTCAACTACACGCTGCAATTTGTTCCTCCGTTGCGGCGGGAAGCCCTGGTGCGAAGGATATACTCTTCTCTGCGGCATAACGGCGTACTGATTGTCTCCGATAAAACTACTCAGAGTCATACGGACCTTAGCAGGATCTTCATAGATAAATACTACGACTTTAAACGGGCCAACGGCTATTCGGAACTGGAGATATCCCAGAAGCGTGAGGCCCTGGAGAATGTTCTTATTCCCTACTCGGTACAGGAGGAGGAGGCTCTCTTTTTCGACGCAGGTTTTGCCTCGGTGGACCGTTTTTTCTGCTGGTATAATTTTTCTTCCTTTGTCTGTCTAAAGCGCTGA
- a CDS encoding glucose 1-dehydrogenase, protein MNNYSRFSNKTAIVSGAGSGIGRSCALRLAAEGCTVAAADVSEEALSETVAEITKAGGEAFALKVNLASVEEIYAAVAKAVEHLKHIDILVNTAGVVQSKWFLDVTEKDWDFVIDINQKGAAFLMQAVAKEMVKRVPEDLVGRTKPGQCFGKIVNFSSISGRSGRPLQIHYASSKAAVISLTQSVALALAPYSINVNAVSPSVVDTPMWRRNVEDKIRSVGEEKAQTEVDRLIGKIPLLRPGTPDEMADAVLFLCSEESNYITGQTLNVDGGFEMN, encoded by the coding sequence ATGAATAATTATTCCAGATTCTCTAATAAAACAGCCATAGTTTCCGGTGCCGGTTCCGGAATAGGTCGTTCCTGTGCGTTGCGCCTGGCAGCAGAAGGCTGTACGGTTGCGGCGGCGGATGTCTCGGAAGAGGCCTTATCCGAAACTGTCGCTGAAATTACAAAAGCTGGAGGTGAGGCCTTTGCCCTGAAGGTAAACCTCGCCTCTGTTGAGGAGATATACGCCGCTGTTGCAAAGGCTGTGGAACATCTGAAACACATCGACATTCTGGTTAATACCGCCGGAGTGGTACAGAGTAAGTGGTTTCTTGATGTAACAGAGAAGGATTGGGACTTTGTTATCGACATCAACCAGAAGGGGGCAGCCTTCCTGATGCAGGCCGTGGCAAAAGAGATGGTAAAGCGCGTACCGGAAGATCTGGTGGGCAGGACAAAACCCGGCCAGTGCTTCGGAAAGATCGTAAACTTCTCTTCCATTTCAGGGCGTTCCGGCAGACCCCTGCAGATTCATTATGCTTCGTCAAAGGCTGCCGTAATCAGCCTGACCCAGTCCGTGGCTCTGGCTCTGGCCCCCTACAGCATTAACGTAAATGCCGTATCTCCCAGCGTTGTGGATACCCCCATGTGGCGCAGAAACGTGGAGGATAAAATCCGCAGTGTTGGAGAAGAAAAGGCCCAGACAGAAGTTGATCGTCTGATTGGCAAGATCCCGCTGCTGCGTCCAGGTACTCCGGACGAAATGGCAGATGCTGTTCTGTTTCTTTGTTCCGAGGAATCCAACTATATTACCGGCCAGACCCTCAATGTGGACGGTGGATTTGAGATGAACTAA
- a CDS encoding carbohydrate ABC transporter permease, producing the protein MAADIRRNKVAAYIFLSVLGIIMVYPLLWLLGSSFKTNHEIFTSLGIIPNEVITDGFVKGWQGPGQFTYGRFFCNTFLMVLPTVAGTVISSALVAYGFARFRFPFKRILFVLMISQLMLPNAVIIIPRYMLFRSLGWLNTYLPFIIPAMFATYSFFIFMMIQFVRGIPKELDESAYIDGCNSFTIFSRIMIPLLKPALFSAGIFQFIWRWNDFLNPLIYINSVRNYPLSLALRMSMDITEAVNWNQLMAMSLLTMIPPILIFFFAQRYFVEGISTTGLKG; encoded by the coding sequence ATGGCAGCTGACATTAGACGAAACAAGGTAGCGGCATATATTTTTCTCTCGGTTCTGGGAATTATAATGGTATATCCGCTCTTATGGCTCCTGGGATCTTCCTTTAAAACAAACCACGAAATATTTACCTCCCTTGGTATTATCCCCAATGAAGTTATCACCGACGGATTTGTTAAAGGCTGGCAGGGGCCCGGACAGTTTACCTACGGAAGGTTCTTCTGTAATACCTTTCTTATGGTTCTCCCTACAGTAGCCGGGACGGTAATATCCAGTGCCCTTGTGGCGTATGGATTCGCACGTTTCAGGTTTCCTTTTAAACGGATTCTGTTTGTGCTGATGATATCCCAGTTAATGCTTCCCAACGCGGTTATCATTATTCCCCGTTATATGCTCTTTAGAAGTCTGGGGTGGCTCAACACATATTTGCCGTTTATTATTCCGGCGATGTTCGCGACATACTCCTTCTTCATATTTATGATGATTCAGTTTGTTCGGGGAATTCCAAAGGAACTGGACGAATCCGCGTATATTGACGGCTGTAACTCCTTTACCATCTTTTCGCGAATCATGATTCCCCTGCTTAAACCGGCGCTTTTTTCGGCAGGGATATTCCAGTTTATCTGGCGCTGGAACGACTTCCTTAATCCGCTTATCTATATTAACAGTGTAAGGAATTATCCTCTGTCTCTTGCTTTGAGGATGTCCATGGATATAACAGAAGCGGTCAACTGGAACCAGTTGATGGCCATGTCCCTCTTGACCATGATTCCTCCGATTCTGATCTTTTTTTTCGCTCAGCGGTATTTTGTTGAAGGAATCAGTACTACAGGTCTCAAAGGTTAG
- a CDS encoding sugar ABC transporter permease — protein sequence MNTAMAKLRVRKRYNYAGLLYISPWIIGMLVFQLYPFIASLVYSFTTFSILTPPKFVGLQNFIKIFTNDRIFYQSLKVTLIYVFIAVPAKLAFALFIAMVLNIKIKYVNFYRTVYYMPSILGGSVAVSILWKFLFARRGLINQFLLDIGLPYVDWLGSPKWALYTISLLTVWQFGSSMVIFLAGLKQIPGELYDAAKVDGAGRIRTFMNITLPLITPMIFFNLIMQMVNAFQQFTAAFVITNGGPMKATYLYGVMIYENAFNFFKMGYASALSWVLFVIMMAFTAMVFKSSPFWTHYEDGGEF from the coding sequence ATGAATACCGCAATGGCCAAACTCAGAGTAAGGAAGAGGTATAACTACGCCGGACTGCTCTATATAAGCCCCTGGATAATCGGGATGCTTGTATTTCAGTTGTACCCTTTCATCGCTTCTCTGGTTTATTCGTTTACGACATTCTCCATATTGACGCCCCCGAAGTTTGTGGGATTGCAGAACTTTATCAAGATCTTCACGAATGACAGGATATTCTACCAATCGTTAAAGGTCACTCTGATTTATGTTTTTATTGCCGTTCCGGCAAAGCTGGCTTTCGCTCTGTTTATTGCCATGGTATTAAACATTAAAATCAAATATGTAAACTTTTACAGGACCGTTTACTATATGCCTTCCATCCTTGGCGGCAGTGTCGCGGTATCCATACTGTGGAAATTCCTTTTCGCACGGCGGGGACTTATAAACCAGTTTTTGCTGGACATCGGACTGCCTTACGTTGACTGGCTGGGAAGTCCGAAGTGGGCTCTGTATACAATCAGTCTGCTCACGGTCTGGCAGTTTGGTTCATCCATGGTAATTTTCCTGGCCGGACTTAAACAAATTCCCGGTGAACTCTACGATGCGGCAAAGGTCGACGGGGCCGGGAGAATCCGTACATTCATGAATATTACGCTGCCGCTGATTACCCCGATGATCTTTTTTAACCTGATTATGCAGATGGTCAACGCATTTCAGCAGTTCACTGCGGCCTTCGTTATTACAAACGGCGGACCAATGAAAGCAACCTACCTGTACGGCGTTATGATCTACGAGAACGCCTTTAACTTTTTCAAGATGGGATACGCCTCTGCCCTTTCGTGGGTGCTGTTCGTTATTATGATGGCCTTTACCGCGATGGTCTTTAAGTCGTCGCCTTTCTGGACCCACTACGAAGACGGGGGGGAGTTCTGA
- a CDS encoding extracellular solute-binding protein codes for MRKLLLLSLVLAMSAGLVFAGGQGDAADGTSDQVTLRFSWWGGDTRHKATLAAIEAYEARNPNVKIEAEYGGFDSYYQKLVTQLAGGSAADVVQIDYKWVHDLAAQGQVFVNMNALGDKIDMSGFDMNFTRAYGASGDYLLGLPTGLNAMGLTINRDFMDRNGITPSDDWTWQDILEFGPKLQAVNKNFYFVGVQPQQFTYIVKIMLKQMTGNNFIKDDLSFGFTRQQLVEVFSYLREAFNNGTFAPLEETVLYDGKGWEQAPTWLNEQYAACTSWASNVVTYKGASEFDMGIARFPIMENPVNPGLLTTPSQLLAVNSRSVHQEEAIKFINWFFNDEEAIRILRDVRGVPPTSKARELLSAEGSLDPDVMHGINVALPDSGGPENGPSLNKEVETVLKDYIQQLGYKVLSPEEAATELMADLEQVVDQLR; via the coding sequence ATGAGAAAACTTCTTTTACTGTCCCTGGTTCTTGCAATGTCTGCGGGTCTGGTTTTTGCCGGAGGGCAGGGAGATGCCGCAGACGGAACTTCTGATCAGGTGACCTTACGGTTCTCCTGGTGGGGCGGTGATACCCGGCACAAGGCTACTTTGGCTGCCATCGAAGCCTATGAGGCCAGGAACCCCAATGTAAAGATCGAAGCTGAATATGGTGGATTCGACTCGTATTACCAGAAGCTGGTAACCCAGCTTGCCGGTGGTTCCGCGGCGGATGTAGTCCAGATTGATTACAAATGGGTACACGACCTGGCTGCTCAGGGGCAGGTATTTGTGAATATGAATGCCCTCGGCGATAAAATCGACATGAGCGGGTTCGACATGAACTTTACCCGGGCTTACGGCGCCTCCGGAGACTATCTGCTTGGACTGCCGACAGGTTTGAACGCCATGGGTCTGACTATTAACCGGGATTTTATGGATAGAAACGGGATTACACCCAGCGATGATTGGACCTGGCAGGATATTCTTGAGTTCGGACCCAAGCTTCAGGCAGTTAACAAGAACTTTTACTTTGTCGGAGTTCAGCCTCAGCAGTTTACCTACATTGTTAAGATCATGCTGAAGCAGATGACGGGAAATAACTTTATCAAGGATGATCTGAGCTTTGGTTTTACCAGACAGCAGCTGGTTGAGGTCTTCAGCTATCTCAGAGAGGCTTTTAACAATGGTACCTTTGCACCCCTGGAAGAGACCGTTCTGTACGACGGTAAAGGATGGGAGCAGGCACCCACATGGCTGAATGAACAGTACGCGGCCTGTACTTCCTGGGCTTCCAACGTCGTAACATACAAGGGCGCAAGCGAGTTCGACATGGGAATCGCGCGTTTCCCCATTATGGAAAACCCCGTTAATCCCGGTCTGCTTACCACCCCTTCCCAGCTGCTCGCTGTTAACAGCAGGTCCGTCCACCAGGAAGAGGCGATCAAATTTATCAACTGGTTCTTCAACGATGAAGAAGCTATCCGGATTCTACGGGATGTTCGCGGTGTTCCTCCCACGAGCAAAGCCCGGGAACTGCTTTCCGCGGAAGGGAGCCTTGACCCGGATGTTATGCACGGAATCAATGTTGCTCTTCCTGACAGCGGTGGTCCCGAGAATGGTCCCAGCCTGAACAAGGAAGTGGAGACCGTACTGAAAGATTACATTCAGCAGCTTGGCTACAAGGTGCTTTCTCCGGAAGAAGCGGCCACCGAACTGATGGCTGATCTCGAACAGGTTGTTGATCAACTTCGGTAA
- a CDS encoding response regulator: protein MYTLLIVDDEYEIRNGLCNLFPWHEAGYTVTATCETGREALEYIEENSIDVVLCDIMMPEMTGIDLARELHEKQPHIKVVFLSGHRDFEYARKALSFGVKNYIVKPTKYSELSQVFLHLKKELDEERAATAQPEPETSSPGEGRKGGLQERIITAVKEYIDKNYQDASLENAADLVRMTPHYLSKLYKQITGENFSDYLSSVKMDKAAKLLRGINYRTHEISHMLGYSSPKSFSRAFRQHFGMSPREYRNLNNPGI, encoded by the coding sequence ATGTACACACTACTGATAGTTGATGACGAATACGAGATCCGTAACGGTCTCTGCAATCTCTTTCCCTGGCACGAAGCAGGGTATACTGTTACTGCAACCTGTGAAACCGGCCGGGAGGCTCTGGAATATATCGAGGAAAACAGTATAGATGTCGTTCTCTGCGATATCATGATGCCGGAAATGACCGGCATCGATCTTGCCCGGGAGCTGCACGAGAAACAGCCGCATATTAAGGTGGTTTTCCTGAGCGGGCACAGGGATTTCGAATACGCCCGCAAAGCTCTCTCCTTCGGGGTAAAGAACTATATAGTCAAGCCCACAAAATACTCCGAACTCAGCCAGGTCTTCCTGCACCTGAAGAAAGAACTCGACGAGGAGCGGGCGGCCACAGCGCAGCCGGAACCCGAAACAAGCAGTCCGGGAGAAGGCCGGAAGGGAGGCCTTCAGGAACGGATCATTACCGCGGTCAAGGAATATATTGACAAGAATTACCAGGATGCGAGCCTGGAAAATGCTGCCGATCTGGTACGGATGACTCCCCATTATTTAAGCAAACTCTATAAGCAGATTACCGGAGAAAACTTTTCCGATTACCTTTCTTCGGTAAAAATGGACAAAGCCGCCAAACTCTTACGGGGTATAAATTACCGGACCCACGAGATAAGCCACATGCTGGGATACAGCTCTCCCAAGAGTTTTTCCAGGGCATTCAGACAGCACTTTGGAATGAGCCCCAGGGAATACCGGAACCTGAATAACCCCGGTATATAG